From Dietzia sp. ANT_WB102, a single genomic window includes:
- a CDS encoding polysaccharide biosynthesis protein translates to MGSAYFVLAALIVLTWVLGWLVGLYRGRFVPGSVLESSVITFVFSTATFTVFLGHIVGGQYGGVPRSTPIVTGAFTILAALVLRSLVRRKKLFGAGGTKNAERALVFGAGDGGMQLVRQLRRSEVSHFNPVGILDDDAAKRHMVIEGVRVHGGRDILEELAKKTGASTLLLAVPSLPADELIEIRDRAESAGLRVLMLPPLDSMMRGRVAADELREINVNDLLGRKPAQLNQTQIAEYLRGKRIMVTGAGGSIGSELCRQISRFRPAELMMLDRDESGLHAVQLSIHDQAMLDGEDTVLASIRDRSSIQEIFALRKPQIVFHAAALKHMPLLEHYPLEALKTNVMGTLNLLEAASMSGVETFVNISTDKAANPSSALGTSKRIAERLTAAEAKKNERAKYVSVRFGNVLGSRGSVLTVFEKQIKDGGPLTVTDPDVNRFFMTIPEACQLVLQAAAVGSSGDTLVLDMGEPIKIADVAKTLIEQSGKKLEIVYTGLRENEKMSEELFDDTEEPEVSSKHEALYEVRVPPIALDLMEIAEIADHDEARDWLASHAYPSFEPYLTESNR, encoded by the coding sequence ATGGGAAGCGCGTACTTCGTACTTGCTGCGCTCATAGTGCTGACGTGGGTCCTAGGTTGGTTGGTTGGGTTATACCGTGGACGGTTTGTGCCCGGCAGCGTTCTTGAGTCCAGTGTCATCACCTTCGTATTTTCGACTGCCACATTTACTGTATTTCTCGGCCACATCGTCGGAGGTCAGTACGGAGGGGTCCCGCGCTCCACGCCCATCGTGACCGGCGCATTTACCATCCTCGCTGCACTGGTCCTCAGGTCACTGGTGCGGCGGAAGAAACTGTTCGGTGCAGGCGGGACAAAGAATGCGGAGCGTGCGCTGGTCTTTGGAGCCGGCGATGGCGGTATGCAACTCGTTCGCCAACTCCGTCGTTCAGAGGTCTCCCACTTCAATCCGGTCGGGATCTTGGATGACGACGCAGCTAAGCGCCACATGGTGATCGAGGGTGTTCGCGTGCATGGTGGACGCGACATTCTCGAAGAATTGGCCAAGAAGACGGGGGCTTCTACCCTCCTGTTGGCGGTACCGAGCCTGCCCGCCGACGAGCTTATCGAGATCCGAGACCGTGCCGAATCCGCAGGTCTACGGGTGCTGATGTTGCCGCCACTCGATTCGATGATGCGGGGTCGCGTTGCTGCGGATGAGCTTCGCGAGATCAACGTGAATGATCTGTTGGGACGTAAGCCCGCGCAACTCAATCAGACGCAGATTGCCGAGTACCTCCGCGGAAAGCGGATCATGGTGACCGGCGCCGGAGGCTCAATCGGGTCCGAATTGTGCCGCCAGATCAGCAGGTTTCGTCCAGCTGAACTCATGATGCTGGACCGAGATGAATCTGGCCTGCATGCAGTCCAGCTTTCAATTCACGACCAGGCCATGCTTGATGGGGAGGATACGGTCCTCGCGTCGATCCGCGACCGGAGTTCGATCCAGGAAATTTTTGCCCTGCGTAAGCCCCAAATCGTGTTCCACGCAGCAGCGCTCAAGCACATGCCGTTGCTCGAGCACTATCCGCTTGAGGCACTCAAGACAAACGTCATGGGCACCCTGAACCTGCTCGAGGCAGCCTCGATGAGCGGCGTGGAGACCTTTGTCAACATCTCCACGGACAAGGCAGCCAACCCGAGTTCGGCGCTGGGCACCAGCAAACGGATTGCGGAAAGACTCACGGCCGCGGAAGCCAAAAAGAACGAGCGCGCCAAGTACGTATCTGTGCGCTTTGGAAATGTTCTCGGTTCCCGCGGCTCTGTGCTCACAGTTTTTGAGAAGCAGATCAAAGATGGCGGTCCTCTGACTGTGACCGATCCCGACGTCAATCGCTTCTTCATGACCATCCCTGAAGCCTGTCAGTTGGTACTTCAGGCTGCGGCCGTCGGGTCGAGCGGCGACACCCTTGTCTTAGACATGGGGGAGCCGATCAAGATTGCCGACGTTGCAAAAACTCTTATCGAACAGTCCGGAAAGAAACTCGAGATCGTCTACACCGGCCTACGCGAGAACGAGAAGATGTCGGAGGAACTGTTTGACGACACGGAAGAGCCGGAAGTCAGCTCCAAACACGAAGCTCTCTACGAAGTTCGAGTTCCCCCCATCGCGCTGGATCTAATGGAGATCGCTGAAATTGCGGATCACGACGAGGCTCGGGACTGGCTCGCGAGCCACGCGTATCCCTCGTTTGAGCCTTATCTGACTGAAAGTAATAGGTAG
- a CDS encoding helix-turn-helix transcriptional regulator — protein sequence MNKKMSYTWHLRTLMAERGHFATSDLVPLLAERGVHLSREQVYRLVTTTPQRLSLDVLAALCDILDVDTSDLIEITTANVSVTKPTGTAEAGHPPPVRRTTIRRPTGS from the coding sequence GTGAACAAGAAGATGAGCTACACCTGGCACCTGCGCACCCTGATGGCCGAACGCGGACACTTCGCCACCAGCGACCTCGTCCCGCTACTAGCCGAACGCGGCGTCCACCTGTCCCGCGAACAGGTCTACCGCCTGGTCACCACCACCCCGCAACGCCTCAGCTTGGACGTGTTGGCCGCACTGTGCGACATCCTCGACGTCGACACCTCCGACCTCATCGAAATCACCACCGCCAACGTCTCGGTCACCAAACCCACCGGCACCGCCGAAGCCGGCCACCCGCCACCCGTGCGACGCACCACGATCCGCCGACCCACAGGCTCATGA
- a CDS encoding nucleotide sugar dehydrogenase codes for MKITVVGLGKIGLPLAVQFARSGHHVFGADVNQNVVDLVNSGTEPFPGEEHLAEYLSEAVAAGQLTAQTNTADAVAKSDAVVVVVPLFVDEDARPDFAWMDSATSDIAGGLRKENSTLVIYETTLPVGTTRNRWKPKLEQESGLTEGQDFHVVFSPERVLTGRVFEDLRKYPKLLGGLGNEGARRATEFYEQVLQFDQRPDLERGNGVWDLGSAEAAEMAKLAETTYRDVNIGLANQFGVFAAKNGIDVYEVIEASNSQPYSHIHRPGIAVGGHCIPVYPRLYLWNDPDATVVRAAREANAAMPSYTVGLAVGAAGGSLAGKKAVVLGVAYRGGVKETAFSGVFATIEALREAGAEVTVHDPMYSDEELRGFEWEPYALGDHVDVAVLQADHASYRELSADDLPGVSIVVDGRRVLDADRFGSATFLVVGRPAEGSDD; via the coding sequence ATGAAGATCACCGTCGTAGGCCTGGGGAAAATCGGACTTCCCCTAGCGGTGCAATTCGCAAGGTCCGGACATCATGTGTTCGGTGCAGATGTCAACCAGAATGTCGTAGATCTGGTTAATAGTGGGACCGAGCCATTCCCGGGCGAGGAACACCTGGCTGAATACCTCTCCGAAGCAGTGGCTGCAGGCCAGCTTACTGCGCAAACGAATACCGCTGACGCAGTCGCAAAAAGCGACGCCGTTGTAGTTGTGGTACCCCTTTTCGTTGACGAAGATGCCCGCCCCGACTTTGCATGGATGGATTCCGCGACGAGCGACATCGCGGGTGGTCTGCGTAAAGAAAACTCGACCCTCGTTATCTACGAGACGACGCTGCCGGTGGGCACAACGCGGAACCGGTGGAAGCCGAAGCTCGAGCAAGAGTCCGGCCTCACTGAGGGCCAGGATTTCCATGTCGTCTTCTCGCCGGAGCGGGTGCTTACCGGACGGGTCTTTGAGGACTTGCGTAAATACCCCAAACTTCTTGGAGGGCTGGGTAACGAGGGCGCACGTCGCGCTACAGAGTTTTACGAGCAGGTGCTCCAGTTCGACCAGCGCCCGGATCTCGAGCGAGGCAACGGCGTATGGGATCTGGGTTCGGCCGAGGCCGCGGAGATGGCAAAGCTCGCCGAGACCACGTACCGGGACGTCAACATCGGACTGGCCAACCAGTTTGGTGTGTTTGCAGCGAAGAACGGCATTGACGTCTACGAGGTCATTGAGGCGAGCAACTCGCAGCCGTACAGCCACATCCACCGACCGGGCATCGCTGTGGGCGGGCATTGCATTCCCGTGTACCCGCGGCTGTACCTGTGGAACGATCCTGACGCGACAGTGGTCCGCGCCGCGCGCGAGGCCAATGCGGCGATGCCAAGCTACACCGTCGGCCTGGCTGTCGGCGCCGCCGGCGGGTCACTTGCGGGCAAGAAAGCAGTCGTTCTTGGCGTCGCCTACCGGGGTGGTGTGAAGGAAACCGCTTTCTCTGGCGTTTTTGCCACAATCGAGGCCCTGCGCGAGGCTGGCGCCGAAGTCACCGTGCACGACCCCATGTACTCCGACGAGGAGTTGCGTGGGTTCGAGTGGGAGCCCTACGCCCTGGGAGATCACGTCGACGTTGCGGTCCTGCAGGCTGATCATGCCTCCTACCGCGAGCTCTCCGCCGACGACCTTCCCGGGGTGAGCATCGTCGTGGACGGGAGGCGTGTCCTAGATGCCGACCGGTTCGGCTCGGCGACGTTCCTCGTCGTGGGGCGACCGGCCGAAGGGTCCGACGACTGA
- a CDS encoding acyltransferase encodes MAVRVVDSADVAETATIGDGSSVWHLAQVREDARIGENCVIGRGAYVGTGVTMGANCKLQNYALVYEPAELEDGVFIGPAAVFTNDHYPRSISPDGSLKRADDWDAVGVTCRTGASIGARAVCIAPVTIGRWAMVAAGSVVTKDVPDFALVAGVPARRIRWVGRAGVPLEDSGNGAWICPQTGDLFRETGNTLIEETT; translated from the coding sequence ATGGCGGTGCGGGTGGTGGATTCCGCAGACGTCGCGGAGACGGCGACGATCGGTGACGGATCCTCGGTGTGGCACCTAGCCCAGGTGCGCGAGGATGCGCGAATTGGCGAGAACTGTGTTATCGGACGAGGCGCGTATGTGGGCACCGGGGTGACGATGGGCGCCAATTGCAAGCTTCAGAATTACGCCCTCGTGTACGAACCGGCCGAGTTGGAGGACGGGGTGTTTATTGGACCCGCCGCAGTTTTCACCAATGATCACTACCCAAGGTCGATCTCCCCGGACGGGTCTCTTAAGCGGGCAGACGACTGGGACGCGGTGGGCGTCACGTGTCGGACTGGTGCCTCTATCGGGGCTCGCGCGGTGTGCATTGCTCCGGTCACCATCGGGCGGTGGGCGATGGTTGCGGCTGGATCGGTCGTGACCAAGGACGTCCCTGACTTCGCCCTCGTCGCGGGAGTTCCCGCTCGCCGCATCCGTTGGGTCGGCCGGGCTGGCGTGCCACTCGAGGACTCCGGCAACGGAGCGTGGATCTGCCCGCAGACCGGCGACCTGTTCCGCGAGACTGGAAACACCTTGATCGAGGAGACAACCTGA
- a CDS encoding DegT/DnrJ/EryC1/StrS aminotransferase family protein, whose translation MDYIPPAKPLIGDDERAAVDRVMRSGMIAQGPEVRAFEEEFSTHFGLGRECVAVNSGTSGLHLGLLSSGIGPGDEVIVPSFTFAATANSVALTGATPVFADIDPHSFCLSPAAVEAAITERTRAIMPVHLYGHPADMPALLRLAESHGLDVFEDAAQAHGASLDGTPVGAFGRFGMFSLYPTKNMTAGEGGMVSVADAETARKLRLYRNQGMEKQYHNEVVGMNNRMTDIHAAIGRVQLKKVDAWTETRRSNAAHLDAHLEGVIVPPVATGARHVYHQYTVRIAEDRDGFAAALKDEYSVGSGLFYPVPNHRLAPFAVDIDLPETATAAGECLSLPVHPSIGEAELDRIVTAVNKLAKAGS comes from the coding sequence ATGGACTACATTCCCCCCGCCAAACCGCTCATCGGTGATGATGAGCGCGCCGCGGTCGACCGCGTGATGCGCAGCGGAATGATTGCGCAGGGTCCGGAGGTACGAGCGTTCGAGGAGGAGTTCTCAACTCACTTCGGTCTGGGCCGCGAGTGCGTAGCAGTGAACTCCGGCACCTCTGGCCTGCACCTCGGGCTGCTCTCCAGCGGGATCGGTCCCGGAGACGAGGTCATTGTGCCGTCGTTCACCTTTGCGGCGACCGCCAACTCCGTAGCACTCACCGGCGCCACCCCGGTGTTTGCGGACATCGACCCCCACTCGTTCTGCCTGTCGCCGGCTGCAGTAGAAGCCGCGATCACTGAGCGGACGCGAGCGATCATGCCGGTGCACCTTTACGGACATCCGGCGGACATGCCAGCGCTCCTCCGGCTAGCCGAATCCCACGGTCTTGATGTGTTCGAAGACGCGGCCCAGGCACACGGGGCATCCCTTGACGGGACTCCGGTCGGGGCCTTCGGTCGGTTCGGCATGTTCTCGCTCTACCCCACCAAGAACATGACAGCTGGTGAAGGCGGAATGGTGTCTGTGGCGGATGCTGAGACCGCGCGCAAGCTGCGCCTCTACCGCAATCAGGGCATGGAGAAGCAGTACCACAACGAGGTCGTAGGAATGAATAACAGGATGACCGACATCCATGCCGCGATCGGGCGGGTGCAGCTCAAAAAAGTCGACGCGTGGACGGAGACCCGTCGGTCCAACGCAGCGCACTTGGACGCTCATCTCGAGGGCGTCATCGTGCCGCCCGTGGCGACCGGCGCTCGGCACGTCTACCACCAGTACACCGTGAGGATCGCAGAAGATCGCGACGGTTTTGCTGCGGCGCTCAAGGACGAGTACTCGGTGGGGTCGGGGTTGTTCTACCCAGTACCGAATCACAGGCTTGCCCCGTTTGCCGTCGATATTGATCTGCCGGAGACGGCAACCGCGGCAGGGGAGTGCTTGTCGCTCCCAGTGCACCCGTCGATTGGTGAGGCAGAACTGGACAGGATCGTCACGGCGGTCAACAAGTTGGCAAAGGCGGGGAGTTAA
- a CDS encoding polysaccharide biosynthesis tyrosine autokinase, protein MDLRDLLSVLRARWIAIVAATLLGGLLALGMSLLTTPTYQAKLQFYVTVAGGDSAAAAYQGSLGAQQRVQSYAALVKSTDIAQKVADASDVDLSATEVAGRVTATADAKTVLLNVVVSDADPQRALKMAEAFGDVLPEAIQGLETPDGGGPALAKLSVVNPPALPTVPVAPKTEQNIAIGLALGLLAGIGIALLANALDRRVKSTEQLEAISGKPVVGSIPFRKNEDRNKDAAHIVPFREGHSPAAESFRRLRTNLQFLNVDNPPRVVVLTSSVATEGKSETAINLSLALAESGNRVLIVEADLRRPLVVSYMSMPDKVGLTNILSGQADFADVVQETRHDGVDLLACGPLPPNPSELLASDMAQHLFEDLRGKYDYVIIDSPPLLPVTDGALLARITDGALLVVRSRRTTADQVAQAVDNLAKADAPLLGLVTVANRPAKKGSAGYYDSYYYSSKNSSMVEQS, encoded by the coding sequence GTGGATCTGCGGGATCTGTTGTCCGTACTCCGTGCCCGCTGGATCGCCATTGTGGCTGCGACCCTTCTCGGAGGGCTCCTGGCGCTGGGAATGAGTCTTCTTACTACGCCGACCTACCAAGCGAAGCTGCAGTTCTACGTCACGGTCGCCGGGGGAGACTCCGCCGCGGCGGCCTACCAGGGTTCGCTGGGTGCCCAGCAGAGGGTGCAGTCGTACGCAGCGCTGGTCAAGAGCACGGATATTGCGCAGAAAGTCGCCGACGCCTCTGACGTCGATCTCAGCGCCACCGAGGTCGCGGGAAGGGTCACAGCCACCGCTGACGCCAAGACCGTGCTGCTCAACGTCGTGGTGTCAGACGCTGATCCCCAACGGGCGCTAAAAATGGCTGAGGCGTTCGGAGACGTCCTGCCCGAGGCGATCCAGGGCCTCGAGACCCCGGACGGCGGCGGACCGGCACTTGCCAAGCTAAGTGTGGTCAATCCCCCCGCGCTCCCCACAGTGCCGGTGGCCCCCAAGACCGAGCAAAATATTGCAATCGGCCTGGCACTGGGTCTTCTAGCCGGAATCGGCATTGCACTTCTCGCAAATGCTCTTGATCGTAGAGTGAAGTCCACGGAGCAGTTGGAAGCGATTAGCGGTAAGCCCGTCGTTGGCTCGATCCCGTTCCGCAAGAACGAGGATAGGAATAAGGACGCCGCCCACATCGTGCCCTTCCGGGAGGGGCACTCCCCGGCGGCCGAGAGCTTCCGTCGGCTGCGCACCAACCTGCAGTTCCTCAACGTGGACAATCCTCCGCGCGTAGTTGTGCTCACCTCGTCAGTCGCAACTGAGGGCAAATCTGAGACCGCGATCAACCTTTCGCTCGCGCTCGCAGAGTCAGGCAATCGGGTCCTCATCGTTGAGGCAGACCTCCGCCGGCCGCTGGTGGTCAGTTACATGTCCATGCCGGACAAAGTCGGCCTCACCAACATTCTCTCCGGCCAGGCCGATTTTGCGGACGTGGTACAGGAGACGCGACACGACGGTGTTGACCTGTTGGCATGCGGTCCGCTGCCGCCCAACCCCTCCGAGTTGCTGGCCTCGGATATGGCGCAGCATCTCTTCGAGGACCTTCGCGGCAAGTACGACTACGTCATCATCGATTCCCCGCCGCTACTCCCCGTGACAGACGGCGCGTTGCTGGCGAGGATCACCGACGGCGCGCTGCTCGTGGTGCGCTCCCGCAGGACCACCGCAGATCAGGTCGCGCAGGCCGTAGATAACCTGGCTAAGGCGGACGCGCCCCTTCTCGGTCTGGTGACTGTCGCAAATAGACCCGCTAAAAAAGGTTCTGCGGGCTACTACGACTCGTATTATTACTCGTCCAAGAATTCTTCGATGGTTGAGCAGTCTTGA
- a CDS encoding tyrosine-type recombinase/integrase: protein MVVRGELPGSARQALPDGVTFLDAEPAVFEAMLDGWAMQQRARFLKAKTIEVRLGLIRRFAIFSNDYPWSWTCADVEAFISDHRQAEHPIAMSTARMYEITIRMFLTYITDPRYGWASTCQQLFDAVPQQILHEWNTIVHTTDYEGAPGRRPLTYDEVQALFDAADGRAEAIPGTGRKGALTAQRDAALLKTIYAFGLRRQEAWGLDIADLRHNPTTPGYRNCGAVFVRFGKASRGGAAKRRTVLTVPEMDWIVPVLENWRNEIRPLLGCRSHPALWVTERSDRISMRRINDAFTTARDAAGLDPVLDLHCLRHSYVTHLVEFDYPERFVSTQVGHSYAATTAIYTGVSDEYRNRLLRRSLSRHPDLWESP, encoded by the coding sequence ATGGTTGTGAGGGGTGAACTCCCCGGTTCCGCACGCCAGGCCCTACCGGACGGCGTGACGTTCCTCGACGCCGAACCCGCCGTGTTCGAGGCAATGCTCGACGGCTGGGCGATGCAACAACGTGCCCGATTCCTCAAAGCCAAGACGATCGAGGTGCGCCTTGGTTTGATTCGACGCTTCGCCATTTTCAGCAACGACTACCCGTGGTCGTGGACATGCGCAGACGTCGAAGCGTTCATCTCCGACCACCGGCAAGCAGAGCACCCGATCGCGATGTCGACCGCGCGGATGTACGAGATCACCATCCGAATGTTCCTGACCTACATCACCGATCCCCGCTACGGCTGGGCCTCGACGTGCCAACAACTCTTCGACGCGGTGCCGCAGCAGATCCTGCATGAGTGGAACACCATCGTCCACACCACGGACTACGAAGGCGCCCCCGGCCGCCGACCACTGACCTACGACGAAGTGCAGGCACTGTTCGATGCCGCCGACGGACGCGCCGAAGCGATCCCGGGAACCGGACGCAAGGGCGCGCTGACTGCGCAACGCGACGCGGCGCTTTTGAAAACGATCTACGCGTTCGGACTCCGTCGCCAGGAAGCGTGGGGCCTGGATATAGCCGACCTGCGGCACAACCCCACGACGCCGGGCTACCGCAACTGTGGTGCTGTGTTCGTCCGGTTCGGCAAAGCCAGCAGGGGAGGGGCGGCTAAACGTCGCACCGTGCTGACCGTCCCGGAAATGGACTGGATCGTGCCGGTCCTGGAGAACTGGCGAAACGAAATCCGGCCACTGCTGGGATGCCGATCCCATCCAGCCTTGTGGGTCACCGAACGCTCAGACCGCATCTCCATGCGCCGCATCAATGACGCGTTCACCACCGCCCGCGACGCGGCCGGCCTGGACCCGGTGCTGGACCTGCACTGCCTGCGCCACTCCTATGTCACCCACTTGGTGGAGTTCGACTACCCCGAACGGTTTGTCTCCACTCAGGTCGGGCACTCCTACGCCGCGACCACCGCCATCTACACCGGCGTGTCCGACGAGTACCGCAACCGCTTGCTGCGCCGATCCTTGAGCCGCCACCCCGACCTCTGGGAGAGCCCGTGA